The following are from one region of the Halorussus rarus genome:
- a CDS encoding PglZ domain-containing protein, with protein MGDLADSIITELRQKFDRHPVWVWYDAQEKYKGVLDEVEVALDGVTLARYDGSYFELKRRLYEEDPNYEKDWLFYIPESRNDAEWFRDVHSLGRQYRVGQDIDDTPVTQFLVEHDEEIPDAYEDWGQNREVQRLAFFCVLFDTAGPATDDWVRAYLSNPEEYRETIEENAMADAWDAQLREEYGVTAGLDPKELATQLLFGEVASRAPTSRYDELAADDTRAAAAFCDEWQQYAPAEFTRYAQKIAEEYDLAKAVIDSDRIHWDATAFKGIDMGLIRLVMKRLAEETYADLPDIAADLQQTVTERQDSFWSNEDLVDWSVPVLAVETLQHIGTIDADEAKTLSSVELAQKYTSDDGWWQVDAAYRQYINATQEATFPYPNETTVKERVTQHYMSFLQGVNRPLADILSDDPTLGTPQTSFYDEFADLDNGTAIIICDGLRYELAEAIKQNLGRRTDFEQDLSAVSAALPSITEVGMAAHLPGELGLSLEDDDLVVTSGGEEMTGKSDRVDRLSAAGFEVVDMDEVSSISLENLTESDPVPRVVYSGTIDKLGENLDDDAAFSQVDSHVDDVERTVQRLKQAGYTRFVITSDHGFLYTDRLSDDLKVESPDLAPVVKRRFAAADSDAPLVDTGEFIEVDSDALSDLGINAPELKLLFPRSVACFKAQGGNMQYFHGGISLQELLVPCLTVTTGEIEESASISYDVSIPDPITNSIISIEIEAKSGQVAFDPAPILEIRANIDDEAVADPVTMEISPGTNSERIRLKQGAISGESSVQFEVIDTDTRETITRKTVELDLLFGDDDMGFDV; from the coding sequence ATGGGAGATCTCGCGGACAGCATTATCACGGAACTCCGGCAAAAGTTCGATCGACACCCGGTCTGGGTGTGGTATGACGCCCAAGAGAAGTACAAGGGCGTCCTCGACGAGGTCGAAGTGGCCCTCGACGGCGTCACGCTCGCACGATACGATGGCAGCTACTTCGAACTGAAGCGCCGCCTCTACGAAGAGGATCCGAACTACGAGAAGGACTGGCTGTTCTACATTCCCGAGTCGCGAAACGATGCCGAGTGGTTCCGCGACGTCCACTCACTCGGGCGACAGTACCGCGTCGGCCAGGACATCGACGACACGCCCGTGACGCAGTTCCTCGTCGAGCACGACGAAGAGATCCCTGACGCGTACGAGGACTGGGGACAGAACCGCGAGGTTCAGCGCCTGGCCTTCTTCTGCGTTCTCTTCGACACCGCTGGCCCGGCAACCGACGACTGGGTCCGTGCCTACCTCTCGAATCCGGAAGAGTACCGTGAGACGATCGAAGAAAACGCGATGGCCGACGCCTGGGACGCCCAACTCCGAGAGGAATACGGTGTCACCGCGGGACTCGATCCGAAAGAGCTAGCGACCCAGCTCCTCTTTGGCGAAGTGGCCAGTCGGGCACCGACATCCCGGTACGACGAACTCGCGGCTGACGACACCCGCGCTGCTGCGGCATTTTGTGACGAGTGGCAACAATACGCCCCTGCCGAGTTCACACGCTATGCGCAGAAGATCGCGGAGGAATACGACCTTGCGAAGGCCGTCATCGACTCCGACCGCATTCACTGGGACGCGACCGCGTTCAAGGGAATCGACATGGGCCTCATCCGGCTGGTGATGAAACGACTTGCCGAAGAGACCTACGCAGACCTCCCCGATATCGCGGCAGATTTGCAGCAGACAGTCACTGAGAGACAGGACAGCTTCTGGAGCAACGAGGACCTTGTCGATTGGTCAGTCCCAGTCCTGGCGGTCGAAACCCTCCAGCATATCGGAACTATCGACGCCGACGAAGCTAAGACGCTCTCATCGGTGGAACTCGCCCAGAAGTACACGAGTGACGATGGATGGTGGCAAGTCGATGCGGCCTATCGGCAGTATATCAATGCCACCCAGGAGGCTACCTTCCCATATCCGAACGAAACCACGGTGAAGGAGCGGGTCACTCAACACTACATGTCCTTCCTCCAAGGAGTGAACCGCCCGCTTGCGGACATTCTGAGTGACGACCCGACCCTCGGGACACCCCAGACTTCGTTCTACGATGAGTTCGCGGACCTTGACAACGGGACGGCGATCATCATCTGTGACGGGCTTCGCTACGAACTCGCCGAAGCGATCAAACAGAACCTCGGACGGCGGACGGACTTCGAGCAAGACCTGAGCGCAGTCAGCGCGGCTCTCCCCTCGATCACCGAAGTTGGGATGGCCGCACACCTACCTGGAGAACTCGGCCTCTCTCTCGAAGATGATGACCTCGTCGTGACCAGTGGCGGTGAGGAGATGACCGGAAAGTCAGACCGCGTCGACAGACTCAGCGCCGCAGGCTTCGAGGTGGTAGATATGGACGAGGTGAGCAGCATCTCGTTGGAGAACCTGACGGAGTCTGACCCTGTCCCAAGAGTCGTCTACTCCGGAACGATAGACAAACTCGGTGAGAATCTCGACGACGACGCAGCCTTCAGCCAGGTGGACTCCCACGTTGACGACGTCGAACGGACTGTCCAGCGACTAAAGCAGGCCGGATACACTCGGTTCGTCATCACGAGCGACCACGGGTTCCTCTACACGGATCGGTTGTCCGACGACCTCAAAGTCGAATCACCCGACCTTGCTCCGGTCGTCAAACGACGATTCGCAGCCGCTGACAGCGATGCTCCACTCGTCGATACGGGCGAATTCATCGAAGTCGATTCCGATGCGCTGTCTGATCTCGGCATCAACGCTCCCGAACTCAAGCTGCTCTTCCCTCGAAGTGTTGCCTGTTTCAAGGCTCAGGGTGGGAACATGCAGTACTTCCACGGTGGGATTTCGCTCCAAGAACTCCTCGTTCCGTGCCTCACGGTGACCACCGGCGAGATAGAAGAAAGCGCGTCGATCAGTTATGACGTCTCGATCCCCGACCCGATCACGAACTCGATAATCTCCATTGAGATTGAGGCCAAGAGTGGACAAGTGGCATTCGACCCAGCACCGATACTAGAGATCCGTGCGAACATCGATGACGAGGCGGTGGCGGACCCCGTAACGATGGAAATCTCTCCGGGGACCAATAGCGAACGTATTCGTCTCAAACAGGGGGCAATCTCTGGAGAGAGCTCGGTCCAGTTCGAAGTTATTGACACCGACACCCGAGAAACGATCACGCGGAAAACGGTGGAACTTGATCTACTCTTTGGAGACGATGATATGGGATTTGACGTGTAA
- the brxL gene encoding protease Lon-related BREX system protein BrxL codes for MTTEDVDQKALDVFPGRVVRKDLVQDIKSGVNVPTYVLEYLIGQYCATDDEESLEEGLEKVKQILSKHYVRPDEAEYVKSEVRERGRYRVIDKVTVRLDEQQDAYIGSFVNLGLNDVEINEHLVSKHPKLLGGGVWAIIDLEYLPDNANSPKSLFGIDSFKPIQVSNLDLDQLKDRRQEFTRDEWMDLLLQSVGYDPTAFSDREKLLFLTRCLPLVESNYNYVELGPRGTGKSYLYREISPHSILISGGKTTVAKLFLNLNTGRIGLVGRWDVVAFDEVGGLQFSDSEAVQMLKDYMESGSFSRGTEELTAQASMVYVGNIDLDVEGVLKSSHLFEPFPEDMQDLALIDRFHYYLPGWEVPKMRSEFFGDQFGFIVDYFAEFVRELRKESYGDAINEEFAFGDHLNQRDERAVRKTVSGLIKLLHPHGEYTKEELREYLEFAMEGRRRVKEQLKRMGGMEYRAVEFSYLDLETKEELYVQVPEEADEALIPPGTQQAGTVYTIGESEGRHAPFRIETQTLPGSGKTNISGTPGKKMKESFETACDYLQANMRELRRDETLDEYNINVQVLNPADASEGGETSVGLLVGIVSGILDRPVRPQAVVLGAMSLMGELVAVSSLVDKLQLAADSGAKTVLLPAKNKEDLAKIPDELLDQLQLVFYTNPLDAASKAIELE; via the coding sequence ATGACTACTGAGGACGTCGATCAGAAAGCTCTCGACGTCTTTCCCGGACGCGTCGTCCGGAAGGATCTTGTTCAAGATATCAAGTCGGGAGTAAACGTCCCCACCTATGTTCTCGAATACCTCATCGGACAATACTGTGCCACAGACGATGAGGAATCGCTTGAGGAGGGGCTCGAAAAAGTCAAACAGATTCTGTCGAAGCACTACGTTCGCCCTGATGAGGCCGAGTACGTCAAAAGCGAAGTACGTGAACGTGGTCGATACCGAGTCATCGACAAAGTAACCGTCAGACTCGACGAGCAGCAGGACGCCTACATCGGCTCGTTCGTCAACCTCGGGCTCAACGACGTCGAAATTAACGAACACCTCGTCAGCAAGCACCCGAAGCTTCTGGGCGGCGGTGTCTGGGCCATCATCGATCTGGAATACCTTCCCGACAACGCGAATAGTCCCAAGAGCCTGTTCGGCATCGACTCGTTCAAACCGATACAGGTATCGAATCTTGACCTGGACCAGTTGAAAGACCGTCGACAAGAATTCACGCGTGACGAGTGGATGGACCTTCTCCTCCAGAGCGTCGGGTACGACCCTACCGCGTTCAGCGACCGCGAGAAACTGCTATTTTTGACTCGGTGTCTTCCCCTCGTCGAATCCAACTACAATTACGTCGAGCTGGGCCCCCGCGGAACTGGGAAGAGTTATTTATATCGGGAAATCAGCCCGCACTCGATTCTCATCTCGGGTGGAAAAACCACCGTTGCGAAGCTCTTTCTGAACCTCAACACGGGGCGGATTGGACTCGTTGGCCGTTGGGATGTCGTTGCATTCGACGAAGTCGGTGGCCTCCAGTTCAGCGACTCTGAAGCGGTCCAGATGCTCAAAGACTACATGGAGTCTGGAAGCTTCTCTCGCGGCACTGAAGAACTCACAGCGCAGGCCTCGATGGTCTACGTCGGAAACATCGATCTGGATGTCGAAGGCGTTCTCAAGAGCTCCCACCTCTTCGAGCCGTTCCCAGAAGATATGCAGGACCTCGCTCTCATCGATCGCTTCCACTACTATCTCCCTGGCTGGGAAGTCCCGAAGATGCGCTCCGAATTCTTCGGCGACCAGTTCGGATTCATTGTGGATTACTTCGCCGAGTTTGTGCGCGAACTGCGGAAGGAATCTTACGGTGATGCGATCAACGAGGAGTTCGCGTTCGGAGACCACCTGAACCAACGAGACGAAAGGGCCGTCCGGAAGACGGTATCTGGCCTGATCAAACTACTCCATCCGCATGGGGAATACACGAAAGAGGAACTCCGCGAATATCTTGAATTCGCTATGGAGGGGCGACGTCGTGTCAAGGAGCAGTTGAAACGGATGGGTGGAATGGAGTATCGGGCAGTCGAATTCTCCTATCTGGACTTAGAAACGAAAGAAGAACTCTACGTTCAGGTTCCCGAGGAGGCCGATGAGGCGCTTATTCCGCCCGGTACACAGCAAGCAGGTACTGTCTACACCATCGGCGAAAGCGAAGGTCGTCACGCTCCGTTCCGTATCGAAACTCAAACGCTTCCCGGTTCCGGGAAGACGAACATCTCTGGAACCCCGGGGAAAAAGATGAAAGAGTCGTTCGAGACTGCGTGCGACTACCTTCAGGCGAATATGCGAGAACTCCGCCGCGATGAGACGCTGGATGAGTACAATATCAATGTACAGGTACTCAATCCAGCAGACGCGAGCGAAGGTGGTGAGACAAGTGTCGGATTACTTGTTGGGATCGTCTCCGGCATTCTCGACCGACCGGTCCGCCCACAAGCCGTAGTACTAGGTGCTATGAGTTTGATGGGAGAACTGGTTGCCGTGAGTTCATTAGTGGATAAACTCCAGTTAGCCGCTGATTCAGGAGCAAAGACGGTGTTACTCCCCGCGAAAAATAAAGAGGACCTAGCGAAGATACCCGATGAGCTCTTGGATCAACTTCAACTCGTATTTTACACCAATCCGCTTGATGCAGCTAGTAAAGCGATAGAGTTGGAGTAA
- a CDS encoding transcriptional regulator produces MGDRDRDEKSGKFTEEYPHQDFLEALAELGPSGTTDISDYVGCDRRTAYLKLKSIEEDGEIRSKKVGNSLLWELDE; encoded by the coding sequence ATGGGCGACCGGGACCGGGACGAAAAAAGTGGGAAGTTTACTGAGGAATACCCTCACCAGGATTTTCTGGAAGCCTTAGCAGAACTCGGACCAAGTGGAACTACAGATATTTCGGATTATGTTGGCTGTGATCGCCGAACCGCCTATCTGAAATTAAAATCGATCGAAGAGGATGGGGAGATTAGAAGCAAAAAAGTCGGAAATTCCCTTCTTTGGGAATTAGACGAATAA
- a CDS encoding 3'-5' exonuclease: MVLEQVAFDIETTGFDVDDEVTTVGFAVPMGVRVFLQTGERDASGIESRVDSAVPETLVRVSTHASERELLVAVSEFVAERFRDGDVLLVAYNGERWNGGFDLPFLRTRYAKCELAWPFDVPYADVMPLVTDRFNTTVDGGENGDLVTAYDVLCDGSHGDLDPFTDSKEAVTSFEDGRFAELVLHNVADVLRTRALGRVAERYCSKSEFKVKSLTPTRSI, encoded by the coding sequence ATGGTGTTGGAGCAAGTGGCGTTCGATATTGAGACGACCGGGTTCGATGTTGATGACGAGGTGACGACGGTTGGGTTTGCGGTGCCGATGGGTGTACGCGTGTTCCTGCAGACTGGCGAGCGGGACGCGTCGGGTATTGAGTCGCGTGTTGACTCAGCAGTGCCGGAGACGCTCGTGCGAGTATCTACGCACGCGTCTGAACGTGAGTTGCTGGTCGCGGTATCGGAGTTCGTTGCCGAGCGGTTCCGTGATGGTGACGTGTTGCTCGTGGCGTACAATGGGGAGCGGTGGAACGGCGGGTTCGATCTACCGTTCCTGCGAACGCGGTACGCGAAGTGCGAGTTGGCGTGGCCGTTCGATGTGCCGTACGCGGACGTGATGCCGCTCGTCACCGACCGGTTCAACACGACTGTTGATGGTGGCGAGAACGGTGATCTCGTGACGGCGTACGACGTGTTGTGCGACGGATCGCACGGTGATCTCGACCCGTTCACGGACAGCAAAGAGGCTGTGACATCGTTCGAGGACGGGCGGTTTGCGGAGCTCGTGTTGCATAACGTGGCGGATGTGCTGCGGACACGGGCGCTCGGCCGCGTTGCGGAGCGGTACTGTTCGAAATCCGAGTTCAAAGTGAAGTCGCTGACGCCGACGAGGTCGATCTGA
- a CDS encoding HNH endonuclease: protein MSESSGERTERLTPEECHETVDPKTREAVLDEYAHRCQVCGRRGPEKGGLATLHVHHIERDPDGMGEHDMENLTLLCRSCHSWFHQQSTPDDAPVEITEEDQSVLLPQDIEILRFLADAGPARTGDIASGVPTDLTVSAVRERLWVLMGLDNLVEARDRQIVDKDVETGEWGLTEQIENSARGHIPDDPQLLLQRMEDEKVRQALDRGCDRSDVINVFDVSRRTTFNKQKRACAYDFPLAAFNRGGRPTDSERSERSPGTTDTVEDDGDEQQRLDAVPEQDTDSLGRTETWGTTETAPEARPSNESVEGTDQAVSENGSEEELRVHLQQAIEALQEVNSEL, encoded by the coding sequence ATGAGCGAATCGAGCGGTGAACGAACGGAGCGGTTGACGCCTGAGGAGTGCCACGAGACGGTTGATCCGAAGACGCGGGAAGCGGTGCTTGACGAGTACGCCCATCGCTGCCAGGTCTGCGGGCGACGCGGACCGGAGAAAGGCGGGTTAGCGACGCTGCATGTCCACCATATCGAACGCGACCCGGACGGGATGGGTGAGCATGATATGGAGAATCTGACGTTGCTGTGCCGGTCGTGCCACAGTTGGTTCCATCAACAGAGCACGCCTGACGACGCGCCCGTCGAGATCACGGAGGAAGACCAGAGCGTGTTGCTTCCGCAGGACATCGAGATCCTACGGTTCTTAGCAGATGCGGGTCCGGCGCGAACGGGTGATATTGCGTCCGGGGTGCCGACTGACTTGACGGTGTCAGCGGTTCGTGAGCGGTTGTGGGTGCTGATGGGACTCGATAACTTGGTCGAAGCCCGCGACCGGCAGATCGTCGATAAGGACGTCGAGACCGGGGAATGGGGACTCACCGAACAGATCGAGAACTCCGCTCGCGGGCACATCCCGGACGACCCACAACTGTTGCTCCAGCGGATGGAGGACGAGAAAGTCCGACAGGCACTCGACCGCGGGTGTGATCGCAGTGACGTCATCAACGTGTTCGATGTCTCGCGGCGGACGACGTTCAACAAGCAGAAGCGAGCCTGTGCGTACGACTTCCCGTTGGCCGCGTTCAACCGCGGGGGACGGCCGACCGACAGCGAGCGGTCGGAACGCAGTCCGGGCACGACCGACACAGTAGAGGACGACGGTGATGAACAGCAGCGACTTGACGCAGTCCCCGAACAGGACACAGACTCGTTGGGCCGGACAGAAACGTGGGGGACGACTGAGACCGCCCCCGAAGCGCGGCCCTCGAATGAGAGCGTGGAGGGTACTGATCAAGCGGTGAGTGAGAACGGTTCCGAGGAGGAGTTGCGTGTGCACCTACAGCAAGCAATTGAGGCGCTACAGGAAGTGAACTCGGAGTTGTAG